A region from the Vallitalea longa genome encodes:
- a CDS encoding TadE/TadG family type IV pilus assembly protein has translation MNNKLEGSLTVEAALIFPIIFFTVICIIYIGIYLYDVTSLEAIVNETSGRYQLAYTKKIDFDTGKALSSESRIDEGIYWRLAYDRSLNDNAEAYIKKQIKERLIMNEEDIYTAIKLKNYVLKKYITITVEKDFNTPFVIINNLLRINDSGLNMCVNSKVLVNEPCELIRNIDMIDDMTDYVPAISNVKDKYDDKVNDIIEFFNNL, from the coding sequence ATGAATAATAAGTTAGAAGGTAGCTTAACCGTAGAAGCTGCACTTATTTTCCCGATAATTTTCTTTACGGTCATATGTATTATATACATAGGTATCTATCTGTATGATGTAACTAGTTTAGAAGCTATCGTTAATGAAACATCAGGCAGATATCAGTTGGCATATACTAAAAAAATTGATTTCGATACAGGTAAAGCATTGTCCAGTGAAAGTAGAATAGATGAAGGGATATATTGGAGGTTGGCATATGATAGAAGCCTTAACGATAATGCAGAAGCTTACATAAAAAAACAAATCAAAGAGCGTTTGATAATGAATGAAGAAGATATTTATACTGCAATAAAGCTAAAGAATTATGTATTGAAGAAATACATTACTATTACTGTTGAGAAAGATTTCAATACACCATTTGTCATAATAAATAATTTATTGAGAATCAATGATTCAGGGCTGAATATGTGCGTGAATTCGAAAGTACTTGTTAATGAACCTTGTGAATTAATTAGAAATATAGATATGATAGATGATATGACAGATTATGTTCCTGCAATAAGCAATGTAAAAGATAAGTATGATGATAAAGTAAATGATATAATAGAATTTTTTAATAATCTCTAA